A single genomic interval of Qingrenia yutianensis harbors:
- a CDS encoding response regulator — MNKPLVLVVEDDRPVRNLIVTTLKSHDYRYLTAENGKTAIMEASSHNPDIVLLDLGLPDIDGTEVITNIRGWSNMPIIVISARSEDSDKITALDAGADDYLTKPFSVEELLARLRVTQRRLLLLKSSNDAGKPVFQNGELKIDYAASCVYLKGEEMHLTPIEYKLLCLLSHNVGKVLTHTYITMQIWGSSRENDIASLRVFMATLRKKLEPEKTSPQYIQTHIGIGYRMLRVD, encoded by the coding sequence ATGAATAAACCGCTTGTACTTGTTGTTGAGGATGACCGCCCCGTCCGCAACTTGATTGTTACAACTCTGAAATCCCACGATTACAGATATCTGACGGCGGAAAACGGAAAAACAGCGATTATGGAGGCATCGTCGCACAATCCGGATATTGTTCTGCTGGATCTTGGACTGCCGGACATAGACGGTACGGAGGTAATAACGAATATCCGAGGATGGTCAAATATGCCGATAATCGTTATCAGTGCACGCAGTGAGGATTCCGACAAAATCACTGCACTTGATGCCGGAGCGGATGACTATCTGACAAAGCCTTTCTCTGTTGAAGAACTTCTTGCACGGCTTCGGGTAACACAAAGAAGATTGCTGCTGCTGAAAAGCAGTAATGATGCGGGAAAACCCGTTTTTCAAAACGGTGAACTCAAAATAGATTATGCAGCAAGCTGCGTTTATCTGAAGGGTGAGGAAATGCATCTTACGCCGATTGAGTATAAGCTTTTGTGCCTTTTATCGCATAATGTCGGAAAGGTGCTGACGCACACATATATCACTATGCAAATTTGGGGAAGCAGCCGGGAAAATGACATTGCTTCGCTGCGTGTTTTTATGGCTACGCTCAGAAAAAAATTAGAACCGGAAAAAACAAGCCCTCAGTATATTCAAACACATATAGGTATCGGATACCGAATGCTGAGGGTTGATTAG
- a CDS encoding chromate transporter, producing the protein MKKTLSLFLAFFKIGAFTFGGGYAMIALLENEFVEKKKWITKNEFLDMVAIAESTPGPVAVNSATYIGYKTAGFKGAAVSTLAVCIPSFAVIFCISLFFEQFLKLTYVSYAFRGIQVCVIYLILSAGLKMLKNIKKTAFNIVILLSVIAAMVSCTVFSVSISSVCYILICGVLGMAAFFLKKLKKGCD; encoded by the coding sequence ATGAAAAAAACACTGTCCCTATTTTTGGCATTTTTCAAAATAGGTGCATTTACATTCGGCGGCGGTTACGCTATGATTGCACTTTTGGAGAATGAGTTTGTGGAAAAGAAAAAATGGATAACGAAAAATGAGTTTCTTGATATGGTTGCGATTGCAGAATCCACGCCGGGACCCGTTGCTGTCAACAGCGCCACATACATAGGATATAAAACAGCGGGCTTCAAGGGTGCGGCAGTATCTACTCTGGCAGTCTGCATACCGTCATTTGCCGTGATTTTCTGCATTTCGCTCTTTTTTGAACAATTTTTGAAATTAACATATGTTTCATATGCATTTCGCGGAATACAAGTCTGTGTTATTTATCTTATCCTGTCTGCCGGACTGAAAATGCTGAAAAATATAAAAAAGACGGCATTTAATATCGTCATTTTACTATCGGTCATTGCTGCAATGGTGTCTTGCACTGTATTTTCCGTATCAATTTCTTCTGTTTGTTATATATTGATATGCGGTGTATTGGGCATGGCAGCATTCTTTCTGAAAAAGCTTAAGAAGGGCTGCGATTGA